One stretch of Amycolatopsis tolypomycina DNA includes these proteins:
- a CDS encoding 3-oxoacyl-[acyl-carrier-protein] synthase III C-terminal domain-containing protein, with translation MDTGLSRVAVRLPGRVEAVDDVLVRSGAKPLERRMFGRIYGLRDSPVLAPGERMADHLAEAGRTALGGGPASLVLYGHTLLIAELDLCGTFPDRLRDALGLPGVPFFGVSHVNCTSVLRSVELARRYLARPGAAPDDRVLVLGGDQGSASDRGRYIPGTTVAGDTAAALVVSRGPARYRYLGGASARDTRFHRSLRMTKEEFALFGKVCCEQAVSVVGAAARDAGLTLSDVDWVLPDLSNRMFWRTFSGLSGFPVDRIPLDLVAERGHNFGIDSLLALQHADAAGRLRPGQRCALVSVGQGAYFQSVIVEVVEEK, from the coding sequence ATGGACACGGGGCTGTCCCGGGTCGCCGTGCGGCTGCCCGGCCGCGTCGAGGCCGTCGACGACGTGCTCGTGCGGTCGGGCGCCAAACCGCTGGAGCGGCGCATGTTCGGCCGCATCTACGGCCTGCGCGACAGCCCGGTGCTCGCGCCGGGCGAGCGGATGGCGGACCACCTGGCCGAGGCCGGGCGGACCGCGCTCGGCGGCGGGCCGGCGAGCCTCGTGCTCTACGGCCACACGCTGCTCATCGCCGAACTCGACCTCTGCGGCACCTTCCCGGACCGGCTGCGCGACGCGCTCGGCCTGCCCGGCGTCCCGTTCTTCGGGGTGTCGCACGTCAACTGCACGTCGGTGCTGCGCTCGGTCGAACTGGCCCGCCGCTACCTGGCCCGCCCCGGCGCGGCCCCGGACGACCGCGTGCTCGTGCTCGGCGGCGACCAGGGCAGCGCGAGCGACCGCGGCCGCTACATCCCGGGCACGACCGTCGCGGGCGACACCGCGGCGGCGCTCGTGGTGTCGCGCGGCCCGGCGCGCTACCGCTACCTCGGCGGCGCGAGCGCCCGCGACACGCGGTTCCACCGCAGCCTGCGGATGACCAAGGAGGAGTTCGCGCTCTTCGGCAAGGTCTGCTGCGAGCAGGCCGTGTCGGTCGTCGGTGCCGCGGCCCGGGACGCCGGCCTCACCCTGTCCGATGTGGACTGGGTGCTGCCGGACCTGTCCAACCGCATGTTCTGGCGCACCTTCAGCGGGCTGTCCGGCTTCCCCGTCGACCGGATCCCCCTGGACCTGGTCGCCGAGCGGGGGCACAACTTCGGGATCGACTCCCTGCTCGCCCTGCAGCACGCCGACGCGGCCGGACGGCTGCGTCCCGGGCAGCGCTGCGCCCTGGTCTCCGTGGGCCAGGGCGCCTACTTCCAGTCGGTGATCGTCGAGGTCGTGGAGGAGAAGTGA
- a CDS encoding ABC transporter ATP-binding protein, translating to MLQAIDLRKRYDEVQALDGFSLEVAAGEIVGLVGHNGAGKTTFVEMVSGLLRPDSGTVLVDGESPTRARDRIGISPQHIALYRPLTVREHLELYGRLAGLRRAALRSAIDDLTAALRLETFLNRTCGLLSGGQQRRAQAATALVHRPSLLLLDEPTAGADPETRQALLDVVKQRAGEGAAVVYTTHYLTELTDLQATIAVAADGRVIARGGADELLSGLPGEVRVRTADDELTVSTTDPTGTLLELLPTVTRPVEAVELRNPSLDDLYHSLAVTDVDAH from the coding sequence ATGTTGCAAGCAATCGACCTCCGGAAACGCTACGACGAAGTGCAGGCCCTCGACGGCTTCAGCCTCGAGGTCGCCGCGGGCGAGATCGTCGGGCTCGTCGGCCACAACGGTGCCGGCAAGACCACCTTCGTCGAAATGGTGTCCGGGCTGCTGCGCCCGGACAGCGGCACGGTGCTCGTCGACGGCGAGTCGCCGACGCGTGCCCGCGACCGCATCGGCATCTCCCCGCAGCACATCGCGCTCTACCGCCCGCTGACCGTGCGCGAGCACCTGGAGCTGTACGGCCGCCTGGCCGGCCTGCGCCGCGCCGCGCTGCGCTCGGCCATCGACGACCTCACGGCCGCGCTGCGGCTGGAGACGTTCCTGAACCGCACCTGCGGCCTGCTCTCGGGCGGCCAGCAGCGGCGGGCGCAGGCCGCGACCGCGCTGGTGCACCGGCCGTCGCTGCTGCTGCTCGACGAGCCGACCGCCGGTGCCGACCCCGAGACCCGTCAGGCGCTGCTCGACGTGGTCAAGCAACGAGCAGGCGAGGGAGCCGCAGTGGTCTACACCACCCACTACCTGACCGAACTGACCGACCTGCAGGCCACGATCGCGGTGGCCGCCGACGGCCGGGTGATCGCGCGCGGCGGCGCGGACGAGCTGCTCTCCGGCCTGCCCGGCGAGGTCCGCGTGCGCACGGCCGACGACGAGCTGACCGTCTCGACCACCGATCCCACCGGCACGCTGCTGGAGCTGCTGCCCACCGTGACGCGGCCGGTCGAGGCCGTCGAGCTGCGCAACCCCAGCCTGGACGACCTCTACCACTCCCTGGCGGTGACCGATGTCGACGCGCACTGA
- a CDS encoding phosphopantetheine-binding protein has translation MPDTPPLPHGFLEILIAHLPYALGDRIDGDDDLAALGLDSMGVVQLVTDLEETFGFELPDELLTEDTFATAGSLWAAVAEFVAPEPADV, from the coding sequence ATGCCTGACACACCTCCCCTCCCGCACGGGTTCCTCGAGATCCTGATCGCGCACCTGCCCTACGCGCTCGGGGACCGGATCGACGGGGACGACGACCTCGCCGCGCTCGGGCTCGACTCGATGGGCGTCGTGCAGCTCGTCACCGACCTGGAGGAGACCTTCGGCTTCGAGCTGCCCGACGAGCTGCTCACCGAGGACACCTTCGCCACCGCGGGCAGCCTGTGGGCCGCCGTCGCGGAGTTCGTCGCCCCGGAGCCCGCCGATGTCTGA
- a CDS encoding acyl-CoA dehydrogenase family protein: MTTSLLECERTARSDGLAAGLARALPATPADRLAPGRYAAVPAAAVPEGAEVRTHSLADREDIVFLATPGRPREERDALELADLGRHLAAVRLGVLRSVLDHVVEHLSNRTSGDEPLIRKQLIVGALGDVMAAVERLRAQVRSQRHPAAVADVHRELDELGWRVAQHLGASGFLATSPARSLYVSALVAGTWVDREPEGEPA, from the coding sequence GTGACCACCAGCCTGCTCGAATGCGAGCGAACCGCGCGCAGCGACGGCCTCGCCGCCGGTCTCGCGCGGGCCCTGCCCGCCACCCCGGCCGACCGGCTGGCCCCCGGCCGGTACGCGGCCGTGCCGGCCGCCGCCGTGCCCGAAGGCGCCGAAGTGCGCACGCACAGCCTGGCCGACCGCGAGGACATCGTTTTCCTCGCCACCCCGGGCCGTCCCCGCGAAGAGCGGGACGCCCTCGAACTGGCCGACCTCGGCCGGCACCTGGCCGCGGTGCGGCTCGGGGTGCTGCGCTCGGTGCTCGACCACGTCGTCGAGCACCTGTCGAACCGCACCAGCGGCGACGAACCGCTGATCCGCAAGCAGCTGATCGTCGGCGCGCTCGGCGACGTGATGGCCGCGGTGGAACGGCTGCGCGCCCAGGTGCGCTCGCAGCGGCACCCGGCCGCCGTGGCCGACGTCCACCGCGAGCTGGACGAGCTGGGCTGGCGGGTGGCCCAGCACCTCGGCGCCTCGGGCTTCCTGGCCACCTCGCCCGCACGGTCGCTCTACGTCTCGGCCCTGGTGGCCGGCACCTGGGTCGACCGGGAACCGGAAGGAGAACCGGCATGA
- a CDS encoding LuxR C-terminal-related transcriptional regulator, whose amino-acid sequence MSTATLPPLGAFSVPEPDPEAELYRYAARCGRISSVDTAAAHLGLPADTVRAAAARLVELQLLRAAGESFIPREPAAAAELVVTPLERAMYERRELADRLRERIDGITRAPAGAAGTLDRLEGVAEIRGLVKLAAEICRDELVVLHPGEAADDLVDELLDACCSVLGDGVGVRVVCPHRSRAGYAARARLTQLAGRGAQIRTLSRVPEAAVVFDRSLAVTLDVTELSARRVRDQGMVRFLLGLFDQLWDGATPFSAEDQGYSGEIAHDLQQTIARLMAQGLTDEVVARRLGMSVRTCRRHIAAMLQNLDAVSRFQAGVQAAARFTLA is encoded by the coding sequence ATGTCGACGGCCACTCTTCCGCCGCTCGGGGCGTTCTCCGTGCCCGAGCCCGACCCCGAAGCCGAGCTGTACCGCTACGCGGCGCGGTGTGGCCGGATCTCGTCCGTGGACACCGCCGCGGCGCACCTCGGCCTGCCCGCCGACACGGTCCGGGCGGCCGCCGCCCGGCTGGTCGAGCTGCAGCTGCTGCGCGCGGCAGGGGAAAGCTTCATCCCGCGTGAGCCGGCGGCGGCCGCGGAGCTCGTCGTGACGCCGCTGGAACGCGCGATGTACGAGCGGCGCGAGCTGGCCGACCGCCTGCGCGAGCGCATCGACGGCATCACCCGCGCCCCGGCGGGCGCCGCGGGCACGCTCGACCGCCTGGAGGGCGTCGCCGAGATCCGCGGCCTGGTCAAGCTGGCGGCCGAGATCTGCCGCGACGAGCTGGTGGTCCTGCACCCGGGCGAGGCGGCCGACGACCTGGTCGACGAGCTGCTGGACGCGTGCTGTTCGGTACTGGGCGACGGCGTCGGCGTCCGGGTGGTGTGCCCCCACCGCAGCCGCGCGGGCTACGCGGCCCGCGCGCGGTTGACGCAACTCGCCGGCCGCGGCGCGCAGATCCGCACCCTCAGCCGAGTCCCGGAGGCGGCGGTGGTCTTCGACCGTTCGCTGGCGGTGACACTGGACGTCACCGAGCTGTCGGCCCGCCGCGTCCGCGACCAGGGCATGGTCCGGTTCCTGCTGGGCCTGTTCGACCAGCTGTGGGACGGCGCAACCCCGTTTTCGGCCGAGGACCAGGGCTACAGCGGCGAGATTGCCCACGACCTGCAGCAGACGATCGCGCGCCTGATGGCCCAGGGCCTGACGGACGAGGTCGTGGCCCGCCGGCTGGGGATGTCGGTGCGGACGTGCCGCCGTCACATCGCGGCGATGCTGCAGAATCTGGACGCGGTGTCGCGCTTCCAGGCCGGGGTACAGGCCGCTGCGCGGTTCACGCTGGCTTGA
- the acpS gene encoding holo-ACP synthase has product MRIGVDLMSIPRFAEVAAHHRYRTLVFTPVELEQAARMGAERSLERLAGRFSVKEATCKMLGRGFGQGLRWRDIEVTNDDWGAPLVTLGGGAAEIAEEAGLAEIVVTLSHQADLVVAVAAAGCARPPRPFRRAAEPAVSRVPARFDELAALAADLFSVPPTEVATATSFAGDLGVTSVVVIELLARIEHRYGIRIPEAGIYRMTDLQRTYGVVAEAAGW; this is encoded by the coding sequence ATGAGAATCGGCGTGGACCTGATGTCGATCCCGCGGTTCGCGGAGGTCGCGGCGCACCACCGGTACCGGACGCTGGTCTTCACCCCGGTGGAGCTGGAGCAGGCCGCCCGGATGGGTGCCGAACGGTCGCTGGAACGGCTGGCCGGGCGGTTTTCCGTCAAGGAGGCCACGTGCAAGATGCTGGGCCGTGGCTTCGGCCAGGGCCTGCGCTGGCGTGACATCGAGGTCACCAACGACGACTGGGGAGCGCCGTTGGTGACGCTGGGCGGCGGCGCGGCGGAGATCGCGGAGGAAGCGGGCCTGGCGGAGATCGTGGTGACGCTGAGCCACCAGGCCGACCTCGTGGTCGCGGTCGCGGCGGCCGGCTGTGCCCGCCCCCCGCGCCCGTTCCGCCGCGCGGCGGAGCCGGCGGTGTCCCGTGTCCCGGCCCGGTTCGACGAACTGGCGGCACTGGCCGCCGACCTGTTCTCGGTTCCCCCCACCGAGGTGGCCACGGCGACGTCGTTCGCAGGCGATCTGGGGGTCACGTCGGTGGTGGTGATCGAGCTGCTCGCCCGGATCGAGCACCGGTACGGCATCCGCATCCCGGAGGCCGGCATCTACCGGATGACCGATCTGCAGCGAACCTACGGAGTGGTCGCCGAGGCGGCCGGCTGGTAG
- a CDS encoding acyl-CoA dehydrogenase family protein, translating into MIELSDRVRAVRDLSREAAADLRTRALAIDVDPDAMEEHYDSPVFEMVRQADTPPQYRESLPSTPLLRAMERGSCLENVAGLIELARGDVGAILACPSPGLAGVFVELLGTPEQQEWFFTRMHGGRRWSFFAMTEEGRGNDATAMETRFERDGDGWRLHGGKCYVGNAARGSVGVVFGRTGRGALSIRAALVEVPAPGWHGEKLDMIGLRGAYISRLSFSDVAIPAGRMLGDHLPATRRGIFAAITTFNHMRVRIAASAVGTALAMVEYVLEHRKNAPGGQLALARAEAGRELVYEAAARIDGDPERGYLSSAAKLGAVGLAVGTAHWASAALGPAGLIEHPLLEKWTRDVHAFEFMEGTSNIHRLHVARGYQAGDADA; encoded by the coding sequence ATGATCGAGCTGAGCGACCGCGTCCGCGCGGTCCGCGACCTGAGCCGCGAGGCGGCCGCCGACCTGCGGACGCGGGCCCTGGCCATCGACGTCGACCCGGACGCGATGGAGGAGCACTACGACTCGCCGGTGTTCGAGATGGTGCGGCAGGCCGACACGCCGCCGCAGTACCGCGAGTCGCTGCCGTCGACGCCGTTGCTGCGCGCGATGGAACGCGGCTCGTGCCTGGAGAACGTGGCCGGGCTGATCGAGCTGGCCCGCGGCGACGTCGGCGCGATCCTGGCCTGCCCGTCACCCGGCCTGGCCGGGGTGTTCGTCGAGCTGCTCGGCACGCCCGAGCAGCAGGAGTGGTTCTTCACCCGGATGCACGGCGGCCGGCGCTGGTCGTTCTTCGCGATGACCGAAGAGGGCCGCGGCAACGACGCGACGGCGATGGAGACCCGCTTCGAGCGCGACGGCGACGGCTGGCGGCTCCACGGCGGCAAGTGCTACGTCGGCAACGCCGCCCGCGGCAGCGTCGGCGTGGTGTTCGGTCGCACCGGCCGCGGCGCGCTGTCGATCCGCGCGGCACTGGTCGAGGTCCCGGCGCCCGGCTGGCACGGCGAAAAGCTCGACATGATCGGCCTGCGCGGCGCCTACATCAGCCGGCTGTCCTTTTCGGACGTGGCCATCCCCGCCGGCCGGATGCTCGGCGACCACCTGCCGGCGACGCGGCGCGGGATCTTCGCCGCGATCACGACGTTCAACCACATGCGGGTCCGGATCGCCGCGTCCGCCGTGGGCACCGCGCTGGCGATGGTCGAGTACGTGCTGGAGCACCGCAAGAACGCCCCCGGCGGCCAGCTAGCCCTGGCTCGCGCCGAAGCGGGCCGCGAGCTGGTGTACGAAGCGGCGGCGCGGATCGACGGCGACCCCGAGCGCGGCTACCTCTCCAGCGCGGCGAAACTCGGCGCGGTCGGCCTCGCGGTGGGCACGGCGCACTGGGCGTCGGCCGCGCTCGGCCCGGCCGGCCTGATCGAGCACCCGCTGCTGGAGAAGTGGACGCGGGACGTGCACGCGTTCGAGTTCATGGAGGGCACGAGCAACATCCACCGCCTCCACGTGGCGCGCGGGTACCAGGCGGGAGACGCCGATGCCTGA
- a CDS encoding acyl-CoA ligase (AMP-forming), exosortase A system-associated — protein sequence MSEAAAPVRLDALLTRGAPGDPAVTHKDRTLTYAELGDQVTRVARGLYRLGVRRGDRVAVYAEKRLETVVALFAAAAAGAVLVPLNPLFKARHIAHVTTDCTPKVVFTTAERLATVREAVPGPTPVVVFGEPAWDALTAAEPDAVPSAVIDQDPAAILYTSGSTGGPKGVVLSHRNLLAGAASVAEYLGHTREDVVLAALPLSFDAGFSQLTTAFAAGAHVVLVNYLLPKEIVRLCTRHGVTALTCVPPLWLQLAAQQWPAEATARLRYFANTGGRMPRATLARLRELFPQAQPFLMYGLTEAFRSTYLDPAEADRRPGSIGKAIPNAEVLVLRPDGSPCRPGEHGELVHRGALVALGYWNDPARTAERFRPVPGPDGLVRPEIAVWSGDTVYRDEEGFLYFVGRTDEMIKTSGYRVSPAEVEEAAYATGLVGEAAAFGVPDPALGHRIVLAVAPEGDAEAISRALAKELPAYMLPRRIEVLPKLPRSVNGKFDRVALSKALTAEHAVTE from the coding sequence ATGTCTGAGGCCGCCGCCCCGGTGCGGCTCGATGCGCTCCTCACCCGCGGCGCGCCCGGCGATCCGGCCGTCACCCACAAGGACCGGACGCTGACCTACGCCGAGCTCGGCGACCAGGTGACGCGCGTGGCCCGCGGCCTGTACCGCCTCGGCGTGCGTCGCGGCGACCGCGTGGCGGTGTACGCCGAGAAGCGCCTGGAAACCGTCGTCGCGCTGTTCGCCGCCGCGGCCGCCGGCGCGGTCCTGGTGCCGCTGAACCCGCTGTTCAAGGCCCGGCACATCGCCCACGTCACCACCGACTGCACGCCGAAGGTGGTGTTCACGACCGCCGAGCGGCTGGCGACGGTCCGCGAGGCGGTGCCCGGCCCCACCCCGGTCGTGGTGTTCGGCGAACCCGCGTGGGACGCGCTGACCGCGGCCGAGCCGGACGCGGTCCCGAGCGCGGTGATCGACCAGGACCCGGCCGCCATCCTGTACACCTCCGGCAGCACGGGCGGCCCCAAGGGGGTCGTGCTGTCCCACCGCAACCTGCTCGCCGGCGCCGCGAGCGTCGCGGAATACCTCGGCCACACGCGCGAGGACGTCGTGCTCGCCGCCCTGCCGCTGAGCTTCGACGCCGGCTTCAGCCAGCTCACCACCGCGTTCGCCGCCGGCGCGCACGTCGTGCTCGTGAACTACCTGCTGCCCAAGGAAATCGTCCGGCTCTGCACCCGCCACGGCGTCACGGCGCTCACCTGCGTGCCGCCGCTGTGGCTGCAGCTGGCGGCCCAGCAGTGGCCCGCCGAGGCGACCGCGCGGCTGCGGTACTTCGCCAACACCGGCGGCCGCATGCCCCGCGCCACCCTGGCGCGCCTGCGCGAGCTTTTCCCGCAGGCGCAACCGTTCCTGATGTACGGCCTCACCGAGGCGTTCCGCTCCACCTACCTCGACCCGGCGGAGGCGGACCGCCGTCCCGGCTCGATCGGGAAGGCGATCCCCAACGCCGAAGTCCTCGTGCTGCGCCCCGACGGCTCGCCCTGCCGTCCCGGCGAGCACGGCGAGCTGGTGCACCGCGGCGCGCTTGTGGCCCTCGGCTACTGGAACGACCCCGCGCGCACGGCCGAGCGCTTCCGCCCGGTGCCGGGCCCGGACGGCCTGGTGCGGCCGGAAATCGCCGTGTGGTCGGGCGACACCGTCTACCGCGACGAAGAGGGGTTCCTCTACTTCGTCGGCCGCACCGACGAGATGATCAAGACGTCGGGCTACCGCGTCAGCCCCGCCGAGGTCGAAGAAGCCGCCTACGCCACCGGCCTGGTGGGGGAGGCGGCCGCGTTCGGCGTGCCGGACCCCGCGCTGGGCCACCGGATCGTGCTGGCGGTCGCGCCCGAGGGGGACGCCGAGGCGATTTCCCGCGCGCTGGCGAAGGAACTGCCCGCGTACATGCTGCCGCGGCGGATCGAGGTGCTGCCGAAGCTGCCGCGGTCGGTCAACGGCAAGTTCGACCGCGTCGCGCTGAGCAAGGCGCTGACCGCGGAGCACGCCGTCACCGAATGA
- a CDS encoding ABC transporter permease, protein MSTRTDSLHRAGALIRYNATLRLRDPSQLISYLITPMIFMVLFQPLYVKALGSGAVEAVTGQLVMFSVFAMAIVGNAIFVEREWRTWDRLRASRAARAELLVGKAVPVFVVLLVQQGVLVIYGWLVVGMPFPASPGLVFAAMCLWGFMLLAMGAALSTVVRSRGDLIVAVDLGAITISSLGGSLLPVSLMPPWAQAIAPFSPGYWGLSLIRSAMAGDAEAMLRPGLIVLGIGLATGAFATYRLAHGWGRSHLL, encoded by the coding sequence ATGTCGACGCGCACTGACTCCCTCCACCGGGCCGGCGCCCTGATCCGCTACAACGCGACCCTCCGCCTGCGCGACCCGTCGCAGCTGATCAGCTACCTGATCACGCCGATGATCTTCATGGTGCTCTTCCAGCCGCTGTACGTGAAGGCGCTGGGCAGCGGCGCGGTCGAGGCCGTCACCGGGCAGCTGGTGATGTTCTCGGTGTTCGCCATGGCGATCGTGGGCAACGCGATCTTCGTCGAACGCGAGTGGCGCACCTGGGACCGGCTGCGCGCCAGCCGCGCCGCCCGCGCGGAACTGCTGGTCGGCAAGGCGGTGCCGGTGTTCGTGGTGCTGCTCGTCCAGCAGGGCGTGCTCGTCATCTACGGCTGGCTCGTCGTCGGGATGCCGTTCCCGGCGTCGCCGGGCCTGGTGTTCGCGGCGATGTGCCTGTGGGGCTTCATGCTGCTGGCCATGGGCGCCGCACTGTCCACTGTGGTCCGCAGCCGCGGCGACCTGATCGTCGCGGTCGACCTCGGCGCGATCACCATCAGCTCGCTCGGCGGCTCGCTGCTGCCGGTGTCGCTGATGCCGCCCTGGGCGCAGGCGATCGCGCCGTTCTCCCCGGGGTACTGGGGGCTGTCGCTGATCCGCTCGGCCATGGCGGGCGACGCCGAGGCGATGCTGCGCCCGGGGCTGATCGTGCTCGGCATCGGCCTCGCCACGGGCGCGTTCGCCACCTACCGGCTGGCCCACGGCTGGGGCCGCAGCCACCTGCTCTGA